tacatatcgTAGCTTTCATAAGATCAAAGGTCACAATTTACTtattagatggatggatggaatgaTTTTCTAATCGAGCACAGAACCTATTAGAGTAAATGCCGCTGTAAAATAAGTGAGCTAGCAACCGGTTGTTGCGTCATATCCGTTTCGAATGTGctgaaaataattgaaataaagcTCAAGAGAAacgaatatttaaaaaaaaattgctatacaaatatgtgtttgattttaattCGTTTAATATCAcgtgaatatatacatattcttcatttgtgtttaaGTCGTGTTCAGTGGAGTCATAACTGTCTCGAATGTGCCGCGTGGTCATTTTTGGCTACGTTTACCTAAACGTCTGCCTGTCATTGACAAACATGGCGGCCTCCTCCACCGGTGCTGCTGACTCTCCGGCTTCAGCCTCGGCTGGACCGAGTCTGGACGACCAGAGCCTTCAGTACAGTATGATTCTGGATCATTTGATCGGGGACAAGCGGCCCGTGAAGGAGCTGAGCCCCGGCGTTATGGGTGGACTGCCGGTGCCGGTGAAGACCGAGGAGCAGAAGATGATCGAGAGAGGAATGGAGAGCTGCGCCTTCAAGGCTGCTCTGGCCTGTGTGGGaggtaagaagaagaagaagaagaagaagaagaagaagaagaagaagaagcagcactGCATTATTTTACTGTACAGTCATTTGCCGCTTTATTAGTATAACAGGATACCTAATAAAGGTCCAATACAGAACACGTCCATCGGCCAGAGGTGCTCATCAAGGATTAACATGCAATTCTGCAGAGCCCTTATGATGAAGTCAAAGTCAAaattagttgtttttatttaacttaaaaGGCATCCATGTGTATGAGTAGTAAACCTACTGTACTAAACAATGAACAGAATGAATAACAAGTTAAAAGATTAAGACATTTAAAAGATAAACTccctaaaaaaatgtttttcagtcaATTATTTCCTCCCCTTTAATAATGCCCATTGGTATTTTATTGTTATCGTTGGAAAGCCTGGTTAGTCACCTTTACAACGAGGTATGAATGAGCAACACAGCTAggtaggtcagaggtcaacagcAAAACAGTCTTTTATTCCACAGGTCTATACTTGATAtccttttgctttattttgaagtcaCTGGGGTTTTTTGTGCGTTCCTCAGGGTTTGTTCTCGGAGGAGCTTTTGGTGTTTTCACCGCTGGCATCGATACCAACGTTGGCTTCGACCCCAAAGACCCGCTGAAGACACCGACGGCTCGAGAAGTCCTCCGAGACATGGGCCAGAGAGGGATGTCCTACGCCAAGAACTTTGCCATCGTGGGCGCCATGTTCTCATGCACCGAGTGCATCATCGAATCAGTAGGTGACATTATTGCCTTTCACCATTTTTCTTGATGTAGATGTTCCATAAAACTGTGAAATGACACTCgccagccactttattatgCACACCGGTTCACATGGCAGCAAGTTGGTGCATATAGActtgtagacatggtcaagatgacatCGGACTTTTAACTATTCCAGAAACTGCTgaatttcagtgtttctctaGTGCCTTAACAaaagccagaggtcagagggcaaTGACCAAACAGCTTTGTAATGATACAAAAAGCCACAGTAACAATCAAGGTACAAAGAAGACCATTTCTAAAAATGCTCACTACATCAAACCATGACGCAGAGTAGTTACAGTGGCAGCATCATGAtgccctgtgtacctaataaagtggcctaacctaataaacatgtattttattccaTAAGAATAAGTACGCAAATTAAAACCGTTAttaaaatgtctattttataaaaataactaCTAAGAATGTAATAtaacaaaattattttatttaaaatccctgGACCTGCCTTTCGACAGAGTAGTCACACTCTGTACTCGCAATAGCTCCCTctggtgttaaaaaaacatgactgcaCCTCTCCTGTTGTATTTCTGAACAACTGCACCACAGCGATCACttattcttttgtgtgtttgactgcagCACCGAGGTGTATCTGACTGGAAGAACGCGGTGTACAGCGGCTGCGTAACCGGAGGAGCTATTGGATTCCGGGGTACGTAGCCCAGTACATTTACTCGGCtcatttcaattaaaacaaaactta
This genomic stretch from Solea senegalensis isolate Sse05_10M linkage group LG13, IFAPA_SoseM_1, whole genome shotgun sequence harbors:
- the LOC122780078 gene encoding mitochondrial import inner membrane translocase subunit Tim22-like; the encoded protein is MAASSTGAADSPASASAGPSLDDQSLQYSMILDHLIGDKRPVKELSPGVMGGLPVPVKTEEQKMIERGMESCAFKAALACVGGFVLGGAFGVFTAGIDTNVGFDPKDPLKTPTAREVLRDMGQRGMSYAKNFAIVGAMFSCTECIIESHRGVSDWKNAVYSGCVTGGAIGFRAGLKAGVLGCGGFAAFSAAIEYYLR